From Carassius auratus strain Wakin chromosome 10, ASM336829v1, whole genome shotgun sequence, a single genomic window includes:
- the LOC113109915 gene encoding cytoskeleton-associated protein 2 produces the protein MESVMRKSNKENTKPVYGPKKQVTSSIISKQKVNCRSAPLQSKNKEDDSGTRDLEKDIRPKTKTNADPTKRKTLSQAFRTEQTVRHRKLVEEVQKPPSTVSAIQKSKPGTYKGRVIQSKIDCFRKPSADVKKTEKKVISKPVVTRPKPELPKVRSKSVTSLPASTKPRVNSALSSRPKSVSDIQLNATEKPVQKSVSHKRIPQKVQGTVSQAGACALTRSAPLATGRLAISKPIASKKKEMTVKEEKPKTATTEQKVCRPVTSTVSQYKIQIETAEERRAKLAEWLASKGKNLKRPPISEKSATFSRKPKPAPQPKTGPKATTGAQSEPVVQNEAVKPTAALKTDNQTNDTEVPDNKTVFSRRSSNIMNTTLDLLDNSDMDLPVDPEIKMESLVLNLCDKLEAMETPSSCEDDVNADKSDMVAEKRMEVEEQETDEVFEILKEEELGDEEDSESDLTEDTKKPIIKNEKDDQEPKEKKPFVSEDDESDEEMKSTTPEMAGASIVKYNVKTTPYLQSVKKIIDCGTAPGSGSRSKSTIKDLKFLTPVRRSTRIQRKSSRLPNMLNDHDTCVSSLAELVQMEDADANAYIYRKNPALLEDLPDQSEDLAKVCS, from the exons ATGGAGTCAGTGATGAGAAAG AGCAACAAGGAAAACACTAAACCAGTATATGGCCCAAAAAAACAAGTTACCAGCAGTATTATATCAAAACAAAAGGTGAATTGTAGATCTGCACCCCTTCAGTCAAAGAATAAGGAGGATGACTCTGGAACAAGAGATCTGGAAAAGGATATTAGACCGAAGACCAAAACTAATGCTGATCCTACTAAACGTAAAACACTAAGCCAGGCCTTCCGTACAGAGCAAACTGTAAGACACAGGAAGCTTGTGGAAGAAGTTCAAAAACCACCCTCTACTGTCTCTGCCATCCAGAAATCCAAACCTGGTACGTATAAGGGTCGTGTAATACAGTCTAAAATCGACTGTTTCAGAAAACCCAGTGCTGATGTGAAGAAGACAGAAAAGAAGGTCATTTCAAAGCCGGTTGTGACCAGACCAAAACCTGAACTGCCAAAAGTTCGGTCCAAGTCTGTTACTTCCCTGCCAGCATCCACTAAACCCAGAGTAAACTCTGCTTTGTCATCTAGACCGAAATCTGTCTCTGATATCCAGCTTAATGCCACTGAAAAACCAGTCCAGAAGTCTGTTTCCCATAAGCGCATTCCTCAGAAGGTACAAGGCACTGTCTCCCAAGCAGGTGCTTGTGCTCTTACCAGGTCAGCCCCACTAGCTACAGGAAGATTGGCCATCAGCAAACCCATCGCTTCGAAGAAGAAAGAGATGACGGTGAAGGAGGAGAAACCTAAAACAGCCACCACTGAACAGAAAGTCTGCAGGCCTGTCACAAGTACAGTCAGCCAGTACAAAATACAAATAGAGACGGCTGAAGAGAGAAG AGCAAAGCTTGCAGAGTGGCTGGCATCTAAGGGAAAGAATCTGAAAAGGCCTCCGATCTCTGAAAAGTCGGCAACCTTTTCAAGAAAACCAAAACCAGCTCCGCAGCCTAAAACTGGACCCAAAGCCACAACTGGTGCCCAGTCTGAGCCTGTCGTCCAGAATGAGGCCGTAAAACCAACCGCTGCATTAAAGACTGACAACCAAACTAATGATACCGAAGTCCCTGAcaataaaacagtgttttctAGGAGATCAAGTAATATTATGAATACCACACTAGACTTGCTGGACAACAGTGATATGGATTTGCCAGTCGACCCAGAGATAAAAATGGAGTCG TTGGTGTTGAACTTGTGTGATAAATTGGAGGCGATGGAGACGCCCTCATCATGTGAAGATG ATGTAAATGCTGACAAATCTGACATGGTGGCAGAGAAGAGAATGGAAGTGGAGGAGCAGGAAACGGATGAGGTGTTTGAAATTCTGAAAGAGGAGGAACTGGGAGATGAGGAAGACTCGGAAAGTGACCTTACAGAAGACACTAAGAAACCTATTATAAAGAATGAGAAGGATGATCAGGAACCCAAGGAGAAGAAGCCATTTGTGAGTGAAGATGATGAAAGTGATGAGGAGATGAAGAGCACCACTCCAGAGATGGCAGGGGCATCCATTGTGAAATACAATGTGAAAACGACTCCATATCTGCAAAG TGTAAAAAAGATAATCGATTGCGGAACAGCACCAGGCAGTGGCTCGCGAAGCAAAAGCACCATCAAAGACCTAAAGTTTCTGACTCCTGTTAGACGATCGACACGAATCCAGCGTAAGTCCTCTCGTCTGCCAAATATGCTGAATGACCACGATACTTGCGTCTCCTCATTGGCTGAACTGGTGCAGATGGAAGATGCAGATGCAAATGCTTACATCTACAGAAAAAACCCAGCACTACTGGAAGACCTGCCTGATCAGTCTGAAGACTTGGCAAAAGTATGCAGTTAA
- the lhfpl6 gene encoding LHFPL tetraspan subfamily member 6 protein, producing MASSLTCAGVVWALLSFLCAATSCIGFFMPYWLLGSQMGKPVSFGTFRRCSYPIRDEARGGTVMLEQCGRYASFQGIPSLEWRICTVVTGTGCGLLLLVALTAIMGCCVTDLISRTIGRVAGGIQFVGGLLIGSGCALYPLGWDSEEVRQTCGNSSDQFNLGSCEIGWAYYCTGAGAVVAMLLCTWMACFAGKKQKHYPY from the exons ATGGCATCTAGTCTTACATGTGCAGGTGTGGTATGGGCCCTGTTGTCCTTCCTTTGTGCAGCCACATCTTGCATAGGCTTTTTCATGCCATACTGGCTGCTTGGGTCACAGATGGGTAAGCCGGTGTCGTTTGGAACGTTCCGCCGCTGTTCCTACCCCATAAGGGATGAGGCCCGTGGTGGTACGGTTATGTTGGAGCAGTGTGGGCGCTATGCCTCCTTTCAGGGCATCCCGAGTCTGGAGTGGAGGATCTGCACGGTGGTGACGGGGACAGGCTGTGGACTGCTGCTCCTGGTGGCTCTCACGGCAATCATGGGATGCTGTGTTACCGATCTAATCTCTCGCACCATCGGAAGAGTGGCAGGAGGGATACAGTTTGTGGGAG GGCTGTTGATTGGATCGGGATGTGCACTGTACCCTTTAGGGTGGGATAGTGAAGAGGTCAGACAGACTTGCGGCAACAGCTCTGACCAGTTCAATCTTG GTTCTTGTGAGATCGGATGGGCTTATTACTGCACCGGGGCTGGAGCTGTGGTGGCCATGCTGTTGTGCACATGGATGGCATGTTTCGCAGGGAAGAAACAGAAACACTACCCTTACTAA